The Prinia subflava isolate CZ2003 ecotype Zambia chromosome 13, Cam_Psub_1.2, whole genome shotgun sequence genome contains a region encoding:
- the SLC22A31 gene encoding putative solute carrier family 22 member 31, whose amino-acid sequence MALGGSRPRGRRAAGGWVPCAALALGWALGWALGAEPPHRCRPDTALLPPPLRRLGGPALLRAAVPRLRGGWSPCQLYRYPPGDPRPNGTGPCTRGWHYALPAAGLRANLVTQWDLVCASRWKVPLEQTTHLLGWTLGSVIAGLACDRFGRRPTFLLSLALAVPVGLGVALAVNFLMVLVARLLFGAALAGAFLALYVARLELCDPPHRLGVTMVAGFFWIAGELLLPGLALLCRDWRVLQGAVTMILALLAACWWCPALLLESPRWLLATLQRDRARKTLQALAEDNCPQDSLLAELEALSEGPPRPRYHSVCEICSTRVIWKNGVILGFAAFIGSGIRHCFTRNLLPHLPHFFSSHLVLVGAEAAACLFVCLTAERFGRRAILLLCTVLTGISSLLLLALTQYLLELIVLTLSVVGTAASHAVTVLSIFFASEVLPTVIRGAGLGLVVGANFVGKAAAPITAIPNSRGFFLHHVVFASFAILAVLSIMLLPESRGRSLPQSLQDGESQRRPPLFRRSPREDHLPLLAPHAIPHDYSCLAASTKRMLRSPDPPREM is encoded by the exons ATGGCGCTCGGGGGGtcgcggccgcggggccggcgggcggcgggggggTGGGTGCCGTGCGCGGCGCTGGCGCTGGGGTGGGCGCTGGGGTGGGCGCTGGGCGCGGAGCCCCCGCACCGCTGCCGCCCCGACACcgcgctgctgccgccgccgctccgccgcctcGGGGGCCCCGCGCTGCTCCGCGCCGCCGTCCCGCGGCTCCGCGGCGGCTGGAGCCCCTGCCAGCTGTACCGGTAcccccccggagacccccgcCCCAACGGCACCGGGCCCTGCACCCGCGGCTGGCACTACGCGCTGCCCGCCGCCGGCCTCCGCGCCAACCTCGTCACACAG TGGGACCTGGTGTGTGCCTCACGCTGGAAGGTGCCCCTGGAGCAGACCACGCACCTGCTGGGCTGGACACTGGGCAGTGTCATTGCTGGCCTGGCCTGTGACAG GTTCGGCCGCCGTCCCAccttcctgctgtccctggcgCTGGCCGTGCCCGTGGGCCTTGGTGTGGCCCTGGCTGTGAACTTCCTCATGGTCCTGGTGGCACGGCTGCTCTTTGGGGCCGCGCTGGCAGGAGCCTTCCTCGCCCTCTACGTGGCAC ggctggagctgtgtgacCCCCCACACCGGCTGGGGGTGACAATGGTGGCCGGGTTCTTCTGGATCGccggggagctgctgctgcccgggctggccctgctctgccgggATTGGCGGGTGCTGCAGGGCGCTGTCACCATgatcctggccctgctggctgcctgctggTG GTGCCCGGCACTGCTGCTGGAATCACCGCGCtggctgctggccacgctgcAGCGGGACAGGGCCAGGAAGACCCTGCAGGCGCTGGCCGAAGACAACTGCCCCCAGGACAGCCTCCTGGCGG AGCTGGAGGCCCTGTCCGAGGGGCCCCCGCGGCCCCGGTACCACTCTGTCTGCGAGATCTGCAGCACCAGGGTCATCTGGAAGAACGGCGTCATCCTCGGCTTCGCGGC GTTCATCGGCTCCGGCATCCGCCACTGCTTCACCCGCAATCTGCTCCCCCACCTGCCCCACTTCTTCTCCTCCCACCTGGTGCTGGTGGGCGCCGAGGCGGCCGCCTGCCTCTTCGTGTGCCTGACTGCCGAGCGCTTCGGGCGCCGCGccatcctcctgctctgcaccgTCCTCACCGGcatctcctccctcctgctgctggccctcaCCCAGT ACCTGCTGGAGCTCATCGTCCTGACCCTGTCCGTGGTGGGCACGGCCGCCTCGCACGCCGTCACCGTGCTCAGCATCTTCTTTGCCAGCGAGGTTCTCCCCACCGTGATCAG GGGCGCCGGCCTGGGCCTGGTGGTGGGGGCCAATTTCGTGGGCAAAGCCGCGGCGCCCATCACCGCCATCCCCAACAGCCGCGGCTTCTTCCTGCACCACGTCGTGTTCGCCTCGTTCGCCATCCTGGCCGTGCTCAGCATCATGTTACTGCCCGAGAGCCGCGGCCGCAGCCTGCCCCAGTCCCTGCAGGACGGCGAGAGCCAGCGCCGCCCGCCGCTGTTCCGCCGGTCCCCCCGCGAGGACCACCTGCCCCTGCTGGCCCCCCACGCCATCCCCCACGACTATTCCTGCCTGGCCGCCTCCACCAAGAGGATGCTGCGCTCCCCGGACCCCCCCCGCGAGATGTAG
- the CDH15 gene encoding cadherin-15 — MGPPLLLACLLAPLCARGASPAQPGPAAPQAWRQHEAPRRVKRAWVIPPISVSENHKRIPHLLVQIKSDKQQPGGVIYSIKGPGVDEEPLGIFSIDKFSGKVFLNAMLDREENDRYRLKAFALDLGGVTLEDPTDLEIIVVDQNDNRPLFRQDVFTGRVVEGAEPGTCVMTVDATDADDPDTDNAALRYSILEQGAAGMFSINATTGEICTARPGLDRETMGVYNLTVQAADMSGDGLTTTAMAVIYLEDINDNPPEFTKEEFSMEVEEQAAGVDVGKVFVHDKDLAGSPSWLAKFTILEGDPEGVFAIRTDPHTNDGVLSVVKPLDHEVRDRFELTVSVQNERPLEPSAPASPRALATVRVRVRDVNEAPVFRENPRRISVLEGTPPGTPIATYTASDPDTHQIQTLSYALLYDPADWLQLDPHAGTVRTKRELLHPSAFLQGGWYIALVLARDDAEPPLSATGTLSIEILEVNDHAPQLQPPAGVLCGRPGRGGTLLLGATDDDRPPHGAPFHFQLSPQHPQLARNWSIARFNVTHAVLAVLAELPEGPYSLPLLLRDSGTPPREQQQLLNVSVCHCGRDGTCLDGALAAATAGAGITLGALMIILGSTILLLVLAALGAARVRGRRRALRKGLLQRSRDDLRDNILNYDEQGGGEEDQDAYDINQLRHPELFCPRAKPPLRRDAPLSSGTPMAPRKLPSSPSDIEDFINEGLEAADSDPSVPPYDTALIYDYEGSGSVASPLSSIVSSLTDEDQDYDYLSEWGPRFRRLADLYGH, encoded by the exons ATGGGCCCCCCGCTCCTCCTCGCCTGCCTGCTCGCCCCTCTCTGCGCTCGG ggtgccagcccagcccagccaggccctgcagccccccaggccTGGCGGCAGCACGAGGCTCCTCGGCGGGTGAAGAGGGCCTGGGTGATCCCCCCCATCAGCGTCTCAGAGAACCACAAGCGCATCCCCCACCTCCTGGTGCAG ATCAAGTCAGACAAGCAGCAGCCCGGAGGGGTGATCTACAGCATCAAAGGGCCGGGGGTGGATGAGGAGCCCCTGGGCATCTTCTCCATCGACAAGTTCAGCGGGAAGGTTTTCCTCAACGCCATGCTGGACCGGGAGGAGAACGACCGCTACCGG CTGAAAGCCTTTGCACTGGACCTGGGCGGTGTCACCCTGGAGGACCCCACGGACCTGGAGATCATCGTGGTGGACCAGAACGACAACCGGCCGCTCTTCCGGCAGGACGTCTTCACCGGCCGTGTGGTGGAGGGGGCTGAGCCAG GGACCTGCGTGATGACGGTGGATGCCACCGACGCCGATGACCCCGACACGGATAACGCGGCGCTGCGCTATtccatcctggagcagggagctgccgGAATGTTCAGCATCAATGCCACCACCGGGGAGATCTGCACCGCACGGCCCGGCCTCGACCGTGAG ACCATGGGGGTGTACAACCTGACGGTGCAGGCGGCCGACATGTCCGGGGACGGGCTGACCACCACGGCCATGGCCGTCATCTACCTGGAGGACATCAACGACAACCCTCCCGAGTTCACCAAGGAGGAG TTCTCCATGGAGGTGGAGGAGCAGGCAGCCGGTGTGGACGTGGGCAAGGTTTTCGTGCACGACAAGGACCTGGCGGGCTCGCCCAGCTGGTTGGCCAAATTCACCATCCTGGAGGGCGACCCCGAGGGCGTTTTCGCCATCCGGACCGACCCCCACACCAACGACGGCGTGCTCTCGGTGGTCAAG CCGCTGGACCACGAGGTGCGGGACCGCTTCGAGCTGACGGTGTCGGTGCAGAACGAGCGGCCGCTGGAGCCCTCGGCCCCCGCCAGCCCCCGGGCGCTGGCCACGGTGCGGGTGCGGGTGCGGGACGTCAATGAGGCGCCCGTGTTCCGCGAGAACCCGCGGCGGATCAGCGTCCTGGAGGGGACACCCCCGGGCACCCCCATCGCCACCTACACCGCCAGCGACCCCGACACGCACCAGATCCAGACCCTCTC CTACGCGTTGCTCTACGACCCCGCGGACTGGCTGCAGCTGGACCCTCACGCCGGCACCGTCCGCACCAAGCGGGAGCTGCTGCACCCGTCCGCCTTCCTGCAGGGCGGCTGGTACATCGCTCTGGTCCTGGCCCGCGATGATG ccGAGCCCCCGCTCTCGGCCACCGGCACCCTCTCCATCGAGATCCTGGAGGTGAACGACCACGCTCCGCAGCTGCAGCCGCCGGCCGGGGTGCTCTGCGGGCGGCCGGGGCGCGGTGGGACGCTGCTCCTGGGGGCCACCGACGATGACCGGCCCCCCCATGGAGCCCCCTTCCACTTCCAGCTCAGCCCGCAGCACCCCCAGCTCGCCCGCAACTGGAGCATCGCCCGCTTTAATG TGACCCACGCCGTGCTGGCCGTGCTGGCGGAGCTGCCCGAGGGGCCCTACTCGCTCCCGCTGCTGCTCCGGGACTCGGGGACCCCCCCgcgggagcagcagcagctgctgaacgTCTCGGTGTGTCACTGCGGCCGGGACGGCACCTGCCTGGACGGGGCCCTGGCCGCGGCCACCGCCGGGGCCGGCATCACCCTCGGGGCGCTCATGATCATCCTGGGCAGCACCATCCTCCTCCTCG TGCTGGCGGCGCTGGGCGCTGCGCGGGTGCGCGGGCGCCGCCGGGCTCTGCGCAAGGGGCTCCTGCAGCGCTCCCGGGACGACCTGCGCGACAACATCCTCAACTACGACGAGCAGGGCGGGGGCGAGGAGGACCAG GACGCCTACGACATCAACCAGCTCCGGCACCCCGAGCTCTTCTGCCCCCGGGCCAAGCCCCCCCTGCGCAGGGACGCCCCGCTCAGCTCCGGGACCCCCATGGCCCCCCGCaagctgcccagcagcccctccGACATCGAGGACTTCATCAACGAG gggctggaggcgGCCGACAGTGACCCCAGCGTGCCCCCCTATGACACGGCGCTCATCTACGACTACGAGGGCTCGGGCTCGGTGGCCAGCCCGCTGAGCTCCATCGTGTCCAGCCTGACGGACGAGGACCAGGACTACGACTACCTGAGCGAGTGGGGGCCCCGCTTCCGCCGCCTGGCCGACCTCTACGGGCACTAG